The genomic window TGCCTGTCCTTGTGCTTAAACTAGTTGTTTGGCTGAGGTGTGCTAGTTCCTGTTCCCCTCATATGCCTTGGGAAGGTAGCTGTAAATCAGGAGGAACGTTTTTGGCTTAACTTCACTGCATTTGGGAAAGTTCGGTCAGTATTAAAATTTCTGAAAGATTGTCTTCCTGATCAGATAACTGTTATGGAGTATTTCCTTGCATTTCCTAACTGGTACCCAACCTGTGTGTGTCCCATCCTCACCACTGTGGTCAGGTGGACTggaggctggtgctggggaAAGGATGCAGGAAAGGCAAAGCAGTTGAAATCCTAAAATGAGGACTGAGGAACTCTTGAGTTTTAACACAAATTGGTAGCTGTTGAGAGGGGATTAAGGCTAGCTGTGGGAGGGACCATGATGAGGGGGAGAACTGAACAGAGTATAGGGGGGAGGAAGAGTTAACACCCAAAACCAGATGTGAAAGCGAACGGTAAATGTGGATGAGAATCCTATAGATGAAGGGAGTGCAGGAGTTGGGAGAGTTTAAAtgtctggggagggggcagtggaaagagaaaaaaaaaaaaaaaaaaaggataaggGGAAGAAATAGGCTCTCCCTCAGCTTTGGGGGTTGGGTGACTAGATTAAAATGACATATATAATTAAGGATCGGATTGTAAGGATTAGTCATGAAAAGGGGGGTGGATTATGGCTGGATAATGTTAATCCCACATTTCCTAATGTCTGAGTACTTGACTTTGCAGCCTGAATGGTCTTTTCATGtgtaaaaaatacaaacaattgGAGACAGCCATTGCAGATACTTCAGACACACAGATGAACCCAATGTTTGTTGGGAAACCTCTGAGGATTGAGAGGGtttattagaaaagaaatatcatGAATATATAGGATTGGGCTAATCAATGCTTCCCATTGCAGGGTTAGGTGGATTGAAACACAAATCCGATGATTCTTTAGGTTTTGCATGATTGACCAAAGGTTTCCCTGGTGTCTGAAAAATAGCAGCCTCCTTATTGCTACCAAGGTCAATCAATTATGCTATGCCATGTGATGAGCTGACAGTGGGATTGAAAAACTGAATAGAAACAGCAGGCATTTCTCACTGCATTCATAGTATGAGCACTGCTAAATATGATTTTGATTACAGCAGAATTTGCGAGGTCTGGCTATAGAACTAGCTCCCCTGCGGCCAGAAACTGCACAAATGCATAAAAACGAGGTTTTCCCAGTGCAAGCGGAGATGTTCCTTGCCCTACTCTTACCATATCTGGCAGCAAAGATTTTAAGGAGAACAAAAAGGAGTCTTACAGTCTTCTGTTGACTTCCTGCAAACGATTTTAGAGTAATTTCTGCCTTAAATCCTTAATTTCTGGTTGAGCTACAGCATATTTTATCAGTCTTGCTACCAAAGCTTAAAGCAACTGTCAGACCCACTGCCTTTCTAGGTAAGTTGTtccccaacacccccccccccctccccccccgaaaaaaaaaatatagtaaataagttttaaaaggcttttttttttattttaatttgaagttgagtgtgtctgtctgtctaaCAGGTGAAGCAAACAACTACTcacaaaaatcttttccttgTGGAGGTGTGCACTGACAAGTCATCAAGGTACTTTcccttattttaatttattattttaagcttcaattagtctttttttttaatttttttttttcactttatcaATATACTTTTTGaacaatgcagaaaacagaattgaATAAAGCATTTTGATACACTCATCCTGAATGTCATCCACAGCTACTGTCACCTCTGTATTTTGTCTAATTTACTTGTTGGAGTGCTACAGTTCCTTTAGTATCGTTCCATCCTCAGGGTATTTTTGCACAGTACCATATTCTAGGCCCAGGGTTATAAAGATGAAGGCAGGGTGAGAAACAGCAGCTGGTGGACAGAAGTGTCCATTTTATTCTGCAACAGAGCCTGTGCTATGGCATTAACCAGTAACTCATACGATGCTGATACCCACTAGGTCCATTTACTGCTTTCAAGATGCACTATCCCTTAATAACGTTATATATTGCATAGTGATATCAAACATAAAGTTCAGCAGCAAAAGATGCCGTTTTGAGTGAGTTAGATAAGTATAACTCAATTTATCTGATTGGGACAAATGCAATTCCATCATGATTCTGAAAAAAGTAatgcatatttaataaaagatttCTCCTTTTGTTATGTTCCTGAAGTATTTTGCATTAGGAGGATATATTaaggaaatcagaaagaaaaggtgagTGACAAGGGCAGAAACCCAGATAAAGGATCTCATTTTACCAGCAGCAGTTCTTCTGGCACTACCAGTTTCAGGAGGAAGATGGGCTCATGCTGGCTGTGCGATGTAAGTTGAATAGTACTTCTTGTACCACtctattttttttggcaggagctgctcgTTATTGAAAATGGAGGAAACAAGGAAGCTCTCTCCAAAGCCATGTAAAAGCAAAGAACCCGTGAAAACAGAATGGGGGTCTCAGAGTGTCGTGTTTACATATTTCCAAGGGGATATTAACAGCGTGGTAGATGAACATTTTTCTAGAGCTCTAAGTGGTGCCAAGAACCCACAAGACCTGAGCATGAAGCACAAGAGCGAGACTGTTGTCCTGAAGAACGGTGAGCCGGGGTGACTAGCTCTCACTAAGAAATATAAGATGCaatgtgctgtgttttctcatGCATACCTTGTCGATGAATAGTTTGGAACTGTGTGCAAATAGCAGCAAAATCATGCTTTGAAAGCACTGGTTTATGGAGCAGAGACTTCCTGGATAAATCCCTCTCTTTGCTGGGATACTTCCCAAACTCTGCATGGGCTTGCTGGCAAGACCAGGTCctcattttccagcttctgtCACTGTCAGATGCAGTAAGTGCGTTATGGCTTAATTTGTTGTCTTTTGCAAAAAGAGATTTGTCTAAGCTTGCAAGTGTTAAAACTTGGTCTATGCCAATGgcctgtaataaaaaaaaaaaaaaaaaatgtataatattaATTTGAAAGCATAAGTGGTGGTGATTTAGCCTGCTTTTggtattaatttattattaatttttaagataGGCAGCACTAAAACTGAATAtataatttcagtaaaaatgaataTGCAGTCTAGGAGTGTTTCCTTAGAAATATGTTGGAATTTgccttggggggaaaaaaagcaggaattgATGAGACTTCAgatgctttctttctctttttaagtaGATAGCATGTCTCCCCATCAATGGAATTTCTCTTCACATTGCTCCAAACCATATCCTTCATCTTCTGCTACAAGCATGTCAAACTCTGGTCtgaatttttctgctgctggtaTGGCAGGCCAGTACCAGCCATCAGCTCTGCGGAGTCATCCAACTCAACCTGCAGATCTGTGGCCCTTCCCTTCGATCGGTACTCCCGCTCTTACCAGTTCGGTGTATCATCATGCCTTGCCTGACCTGCACGTGGTAGATGAACCGATCTCTGACAGGAAATACGGTTCTCTTCTTGGTCTTCTGCAACAGGAAAGGTGCCTAACATCCATGCAAGAATGTACCATGAAGCAACACTCAAGTCCTGCTTGTATGACTGGACCTACTGGATTACAAAATATAAGTCAAAGTTCAGTTCCTGGGGGAGGTAAGGAAATAATACTATCGCTTTATTCTTTGATGGCAACTTATGCAAAGAGACAAAATAACACAGTCTGCCCCAAAAGTGCTAAAATCTGAGACTTCTTCAGCCTGGCTGAAGAAAATAGAATTAGTTTTCAGTAGATAACCATTGCTGAGTACTGTGGCACTTCGCTTAAATGAATATAGATATTACCCATATGCTATCAAGATCTCTAGCCTGTAGGTAACAGGCATGGTGGCACTGATGCTCCCATATTATTAGAAAGGGGTGCCTAGGTAAGAGCCCTGAGCAACTAACTTACTACTCGTGGCATTAATGATGCTGTGAACACGAGATGTGAAATTGCAGCCCTTATCAGAAAGGCTGGgtgtttctctcccttccctagTCTCAATCTGCAGCTGGAAGGATGTGGGCAGGGGGGCTGGTGGGCCAGCCTTGCCTCACCTCATGGCTAATGGCTCTCTTCCATGAAGCTGTGctgccctgtgtgtgtgtgagagagagaaaggctAAGACTGCTCTCTGCAGTAGAGTTTCCAATCCTAAAGCAGTTCACACCAGAGTTGcaaagattgttttatttattattaacaatTAATAGGAATCACAATCCTGATGTGCATCAGGACTAAAGTCCATTTCCTAGGCGCTTACGTACCTACAGCACCTGGGGCTGCTGAATGGCATTGCTCTCTTGTGAATAATTTCTGCATTTGAGAAGTTTTCTGTGACCAAGCTTCCTGGCTGGAGCCTGGGTGCTCAGCTAAGGTACAGCTGCATTGCTGCTCCTGGGCGTTCACGGATGGCAGCTTGGCACTGGCTTCCCAGAAAGTGGGTTGTGAAATTGTTTAGGGAGTCTgctagaaaaaaacagcacGTGCTACCTGGTGCTTCTAGATAAAAAGGACCAGGCGTGTGAAGAAGTGATCACGAGcctttggttttgaaaaataaccaGCTGCAAAACACCTACTGGTTACCCAGTTTCTAATCTGCATCAGCAGGAATTTGGCAGGACATGAGCTAAAAGTATTGTTTATATCTGCATGTGGTCTGGTCCGCAGCTCCTCTTTTGAGGCTACACCAAAGCTTTGTTGTTATAAGGACCCCAGCTGTAGTTGTGTTGCTAACTTATTCGTACTAGAGTGCCTAATGCATGCCTACCCATGcatggaaaatgcaaattttctgCTCATGATAGGTACCTATATAGATTTAGCTGAAACTATACGTATGTGTTTCACAGGCATGCATACTAGACTTTTTTCAGCTATTAAGGGACAGTCTAATTGCTTTAAAGACACTGTCTGGGTTTCTAGGACTTCATTTAAGAACACGGGTAGGTGCTCTCTTCCCCAAGGGGGCAATGTGAGCCTACCAAGGTTTTCGAGCCTGAGGAACTGactcctccaaaaaaaaaaaaaaaaaaaaaaaaaaagagatgtttcaTGAAACTCGGGTCAATAAGGGGAAATAACACTAACAACAGTCAACTTGAGTTCAATGTTTCAGAAAGGAATtgagtgaaaaattaaaagaaaggaaatgaaactgcCTGATGTCCCACAACCACCTgcaattaatgtattttctttaggCATGTTCGCAAGGCCTTTCTGAATGTTTGGGGAGCCTCATAACACCACCTGTGTAACGCTGTACATGTGCTTATCGAGCAAACCAAAAAGAATAGATAAGCAACTGGCCTGTGCTCACAGGGAGCCTTTGGCAAGTTCCTTGGATGTATGCATCTAGTCTGGCTGTCAGAGTCCCTGTTTCTTGGCTCTGTTAGATATACTCCTCATTGCGCTGTGTCATGTTTAAGAACAGctgatatttatatttatggAAGTGTATATTTCTGTGCCAGACAGCACAGAGCTCCCCAGCACCTGTGCTATAGGCTGGGCTGCAAAAGCACAAGGTTTCTTTAGGAACTGCTTCCTACTTTTAGCTCTATGCTGAATCTCTGCTCATctccagtatttttcttttcttcttttaagacAGGAAAGCAAACTCTTACCAGGGCTCAGAAAATCCCGGTACAAGTGCAAGCCATGCCACTGCAGGTGAGTAATGAAGCTAGCAGGTTTGGAAAAAATTAATGCTCACTTGTAAAGGATAGTTGCCTTTCTTATGCACAAAGGATTAAAGCTGGTTTTGTTTACTTCCAgactgtatttcaaaatttgCCTTTCCCTCAGAGATACTACCTCCTAAAATTACATTAAccagaaagagggaaaacattCTGTTAAAATGAGATGAAGTTAGAAAAATCACATCTAccttagtttttgttgttgtagcaTCAGACTGCCACTTCACAACATGCCTATTTTTCACTACCTGTCCAAGTTTCAAATCCCAGAAAGATGCCAAATGTAAGGCGGTGGATTTGTCATAATCTTAGCTGAAGAAATGTACTGTCTTCCCTGCTGGTGAGGCACAGTTTATGCTACATCTTTCTGTAGGACTTATGTTTGTTGTGTGTCTCTAGGGGTGTTGAGGTGTAGCTGTGGAGTTTGTGGCTTTGCAGCAGGCTGCTCTTTGCTTTGTATCTCAAGCATCCAGGTCATGCTGAGCTCCCTGTTTGACCTGTGTGCTAGCTCTGGTCCATTTTTCACCAGCAAACCTACAACACTGCTAGGAGGGTAGTTCTACAAAATTATTCCCAAAGTATTTGGGCTTCTGTGTTGTTCTTTGGTCTGTATCCTGTATCTGGGAGGTTACCCTGATGCTGGTTCTTTGATGTGCAATGTTTTGGGGAGACCTTGGATGGGTCATTCTGGTTATTCTAGTAAGTGCCCTCTTGCATCAGAGAAGACCAAAAGGTGCAATTTTGTTTGCACAACATCCTAAGGGTTTGCATGGACTATGCTGTTCGACAGTCCTGATAATGCTATGTCTTTCAGGTATTCAGATTCATGACAGAAGACGGGATTTGTACTTCTAGCAACAGGACGTTTCTACTTTATTCTGACAGAGAAAGTTCTTGCCATGaacttttattatttgcaaCTGTGAATCAAGAAGAAATGAACTGCAGCTATgccatgctttttctttcagatggaAGAATACACATACTATTTACTATTTTAggaatgaaaaatctttctctattcagtaaataatttctgatgGTTGTGGTATTGAACGTATTGAACCTAACAGACTGTTTGTTGTGAAGAAATGTTGTCTACTTACGGCTTTTTACACTTAAACCTCTCTGAAAGGACTTTCAGCACTTTTTATTCATTCTTGATAAGAAGCACAATTCTATCTTGGAGGGATGCAATTAATATAAATTCATTGCTGCAACTTCTTATCTTGATTTGATATCTCCATAGTGTTTAAAATTGTATTAGACTGTGGGCTCCCTTTGCAAGACTTCAAGACAACCACAGGCCACCAGAGAAGTACATTACTGCACTTcccaaaatataaatatgataATTTGTGGCCACAAATGCAATTCACGGAGACATTCTTCAGAAACTACATAAGCTTATGCATGAAGGCTGTGTTTTGCCCTCATAATGTataattttctggaaaacaataATTTAACTGTAGATCTGGAAAGAAATCTAGAAATCATTGGATGTGATTAAAATCCTACTATGAGCAAAAAGCTGGAGCtgggaatgttttattttcccagcctctctgcaggtaaaaaggaacttttttctaaattgtgtgatttttttttttttaataattatacTGCAGGGCTCAGCCATCTGAACAAGGTgatttttgatatatatatatatatatatatttttattttttttttcaaaattgcctttcttctcttttaactTTACTAATACATTTCCAATTAGTTCTTTTGTTATTACATCCACCTTTCCCAGTTTTTTAAGGCTACATGGTAAAATAATCTGGCTTCCTCTATGAGTCAAAGCAAAGATTTCTGCACTGTACTCTCTACATCTCCCTTACCAATTTGTGTTGTAATTCCATTgaagttatttctttaaaatttttgtcTGCCTCTGCCATCCCCcctaaaagaaaatgctgaaatgattTATCCCTAAGGTCTGTAAAGACatataacaatatatttaaatgccTTTAAAGTTTAATGCTTCTTGAAACAATTTGGTCCTGTGcatgtcacagaaaaaaatattcaaggtGAGCTATTAAGTCAGTATTTCTGGTGAGCCAACCACCTAGAGCCAGACAAAGTGTGTGTGGAGGGAGTTGGGggtggaaatgtttttttaaatgcatgtctCTTATTGCAAGGACATGAGACATCAGTGCTTCTGCCTTGACACCAGAATGCTTCAAGCTATTGCTGCAATGCCTGGCAATGTTGTCGTCCTGCCCCTGTGCAGCAGACCTGGCAAAAGAGAGCAAGTGCCTGGCCAGCCTGAGGGTATCTTATTTATAAAAAGCCtacaatatatattatttcttcctcGACAATATTGTTTGTCCAGAATGTactgtttcttgcttttctgctcaGCCTTGCGACGTGTCCCTGATGCTCTCACACTGCTGTTATGCTCTGATGACAGCATCTTCATTCCCATTCAGAATGGGTGCTCTTTTGCTCAGAAGGGCTTGGCAAGCAGCACCCTGCATTCAGCAGCTACCATCTGGCGCTTCCCACGTTTATTTTCGGTTCCCACTCTGAATGCAGCAATCACTGTGGTGATGGGAGGAGAAGGGATGCTTGGTCTGTGCCCATTTCAGCAGCTTCCGCCTCCCTGCATGCTCATGCATCTCTGCAGAGACTGCTCCAAAGGACAGAAGGACAAATGTGGCCTGGGCATTACATTTTCTGGTAATTTACTGACCCTGTAGGAAACAGCTATTTGCCTTCATTTGGGTAGTGTGTAAGCTCACAGCATTCTGCTCCAGCCcaggattattttctttgaatggatggctttccttccttctttttgtgATGACTGGGGCAGCTGAGATGAGAACTATGTGCTCTGTGAGTATGAACACTGAGAGAAATCATCTATCTCTTGCAAGTATGCAAGTATATTTGATACACATATCCTGTGGGGAgtatggcctttttttttttttttttttttttaataagccaGCAGAACTGTTGCACCTTTTAACCATGCATGTCCCTGGACACAGACATTTGCAGGGACAGGTGGCCAcattccagctcctgctctgatGGTCAGATAAACTTTGTGGGTGGCTGGGAGCAGCGTGACTGGCTTAGCTGCTCCACCCTGCTTTAGTCACTTGTGAGCAGCGTTAAAAATAGTCACGGACTGTGGTGACAAACAGGAACAATTCTTTCACTATTAAAGAAAAACctaaaggttaaaaataaataaataaaagaaaagaaaaataaggcagGAATGCTACTAGGTGACTTGGCCACAGCCATCTTATTGATTTTAAAGCTCTCCACCGAGCAGCCCTCCTCCTGTTGAGCAGCTCTGAGTCTTGGGGGAAGGACAAGCTCTGGCCAGAGCAGGCCTGGCATGTCTCACACCTTTAGTTCAGACAGCTACACTGCTACAAAGGTCAGGAAACGAGTGGTGGTaggtttccatttttttttattaagaaaaaactCTCCAAGcatcaaagaaaacaagcagttttGGGAAGAGAACAGTGAATTTATGgcatcctccctcccccagcatggagagagaaagcaagggTAGGAAAATCTTGTGATGTGAACAGAGGCTTTCATCTTCACTTGCAAATATGGGGTAGGTGAGCTCCTGTGCCCAGAAGCTACCAGGAAAATGGCGGCTGAGCCGAGCCCTGTGTGTGGCGCTCTGAAGGGCTGCCTCCTCTCGTGCCATTTCCAAGCGATCCAGAGAGCTCTCCCCTGCCTTCTCCTCTATCTTGGAGGGTTTCAGCAGAGAAGCGCTGCAGGCTGTTGGTTTTAGTGCCtcaggggctgggtgctgggactTGTTCCCTGTTTTGGTATCACATGCCGTTTCGGAGGGCTGTGTGTCACCTCAGTGacagtgctgctgtgcaagCAGCTCGGCTGTGGTCGCATCATCCAGATATCGTGGTTTCTTTGCTGAAGAGGTGCAAAGGTGCAATTGTGGGGGGGTGGCAGCAGTGTggggccctgctgctcctggggctttTGCGTGGCTGTAGCTGGGGCAGACctggctggctggagctggATAAGAGCCAGCTGAGACGGGGCAGTCCCCAAAGCATGGCATGAAGAGCGCACCCCATCCCTGCTGAGCCACTGCGACTCCTGCTGCATTGCTTGTCAGCAGCCACAGTGCCCCTCAGCGTGCCAGCTTCCTGCAGCGCTGCTGTCCCCAAGCTGACCTGAGGTCTTTGAGCTGTCTCCATGTGGTCAGGTTCCATCACTCCATGGGTTTTTCGGGTCCTAGGGCGCAGGGGAATTGGTGCAGACCTGTCCTGGTTGTGCAGAAGAGCACCCAGCTCATGCTCACAGGAAAGTGCAAAGGTTTGCATCATCCTGTGCTCTTGCATCTCCATCACAGGCTCTCTCAGCCTGGGCTTTGCAGACTCTGCGTTTCAGCCTGAGCAGAGCGAGCTGTGTTTTCCTCATGTCTTTATTCACCTGGCGAGTGCTAGGTAATGGGCAAGGTAACATAAACAGGAACAAGCAATGCTTTGTACACTTCCTACAGCCTACCTTTCTGCCTGGGTGAGGCATAAAGTAACAACCCTCTCCCAGCCACCAGGATTAAAGGTTTCTATGCTCAGCGTTATAAACCTCTTGCATTAGCTCACAAAGCCATGTATTTACCAAAGAGAAATGTTACTCTAGGTAAATCCCTCTgccagctggaaaaacaaattgagTGGATCGAAGGAAACTGAATGTACTGAACGCCCAAAGGGTGTCTCTTGTAATTGAGCACAGCCTAGAATAATCCTGGGCTGTCGCAGCTGTCGCAAGCTGCCTCCTGTGTCTGGCCGTCTGTGagtgctggccctgctggggagaAGTACTCGGTGTGCATTGGTGGTGGCTGCACCCAGGGCTCAGCAGAGTCCTTGTGCTCAGAAGGCATTGCCTCTATGTTAAGGAGCAGGTCCCTGTCCAGCCCAGAGCCTCCACCACAGTGCATTGCTACAAAGGAGTTTTCCACCAATTACTTAAAcaacttttctccttctttttctgttccttgttGTTCTGTCCCTTTGCCTTGCCTACCTGTCTTGTATCCTTGCTGAAGCTAATTTGGTCCACACTATTGCAGATACCACTGGAAGATGCAGTCAAAGGATAACACCTTTTTTTGGCCTTTCATGTGATTAACTCTCTCTTGCTCTTTAAAGATTGGTTCCTatgaaagctttgctttcttcctctttgtcttGATTGTTTCTCCATACATATCTAGCCATGTAGACAGACAGTGGAATCTCTCTAAGGTCTCTTTACAGACAGTGCAGACAAAAAGAGTTTGTAGGCCTGAACATCCCACCCTGAAGTATAAAACTGATCAGGTAAACCACATCCTAAAAGTCCCTTGTCCTCTTCAGTAATTATGAAGAGACCCCAAAAGTTTTTTCTCTTGGATAGAGACACTTGAAGGAGAACAAAATTTGGGGAAGCACAACAAAAGGCAGCATGACACAATCTTGGCAGAGCAACTCTCTGTTCATCCACAGGCTTCACAGACCCTATCCAGCTCCTGGTCCCACAGAGCAGCCTCCATGTCCAGCTGGTTCTGGCGGTGGCTCTGGAGACCAGGACCTCTGGATTTTTACAGTGTTGTGTAGGAGTATGGTGTAACCAGAAACATCAGGTCTGGATCTTctcaggaaggcaggaaggacaAATATCGCTTCTTGTGAACTACCTAGATATTATCAATTCTCAAGAGAGTGCCGGATAAATGATATTTAACAGACGTCACCATGTGCAGCTCACCAGGGTGAGGAACGTTGTGTGCAATCTGGGTACTGAGCTCAACTCGCTCCAGAGAAAAACACCAGGGCTAATTAAAAATGATGGGTAATTAGATTAGTACTCCAGCTGGACTTTTTGATGCATAAAGGAGGTTTTAAAACATAGAATAAGtagattttaaggaaaaaatcctgACTTCAGTCAAGCTACTGCATAACTGAGGCATTTAAGCCATGTTATACTAACAGTTCCATCCACCATGCATTACCTGTTGATGCTAGCTTAACTCCACATTTTAAGAAGAGTTTAGCATCAAATACTCTTTTCCCCTCCTAAGGTGTTGGCGATAGGTGCTGACTGGAAGTGTGCAAAGAGCAGCTAGGCATGATTTTGCTCATGAATCACAAAGGTCCTTGCTAGAGGCACAGCATCAAGGAGCACAGGGTGTTGCAGGTAGCAGGACCGTGCGTGATTTACACTGAGTAaaagggctggggcaggaggggcagggacTGTTTCCAGTTTGCTGTATGAAGACTCCAAGCACCCACTCATTGATCTCCCTGTTTGCTGACGGAGCATGAAACGATTGCCAAATGCCTGCCCTGGGTGATTTGGGTTGTCCTGCCCAAGCGTGGATGCAAGCAGAGGTACCCTGTTCGTGGGTGAGCAGTCACCACATGCATCCCAGCAGGATGCTTTGCTAGCTTTGGGGTGTGTGAGGAGCATTCCTGAGATGCAGGTGTCTGATTCTGGGGCTCTCCCTTATTGGGGGTGTGAATTCTGCCACCTCTTACACGTCTTATATCTGGGCACAATCACTGGGTACATAGGTAATTGCCTGGTGCCATCTCTGCTTCGCTGCAGCGGTCCCTGCTTAGAAACCCAGTGTCTGCCTGCAGGCTTGTATTGGTACCCCAAAAAATAGTTCTTCCTTCTTGTTCCTCACACAGGAAAGCAGCCTGGAAACACTGGTGAGAAATAACTGTCTGGGAACGAGCTCTGGAATAGCTCTGCGGGGCGCTCGCACTGCCggctctgcagcaggctgtcAGGCTAAGCTTTCTTAGGCATTTTTCCCACACTGACAGGCCGGAGGGCACAAAACAACTGTCTAACAGTGACTAATGAGAACTGCTGCCTGTCTCCATGCAGAAACACTTGGGAAGGGAGGGGTTTCAGGGAAATAAGAGCCTTCTCTGTTGCTCCTCCTTGCCTGGGAACAATGCTTTCTGTGGTTTGCAAACTGGGGAGTGCTTGAACCTAAAGTCAGGTTTATGCCCCTCTGCACACGCATTTCCCCCATCCTTCATGTACACAGCTGAAGCATGCACAGAAATTCACTTTAATCCGACTGAAAACCCAAGGGTCTTCTGGCCTGGTTCCACTTTTTATGTGTATGAAGGCAGCCACAAACAGCGGCACATCCAGTGGTTCATCCGGAGCTTCGGCAGTGCCAGGACTGCCCTTGCCTCTGACTTTGTTTACGTCAATAAGAGCAGGATTGTTGCACATCTCTGTCGGCAcaaccaaaggaaaaattagTGCATCTCATCGCCCTGGCTCAACTTGAGAGGTTCTGGAATTGTGTTCTGAATCTTTTTTAGCAATCTT from Aythya fuligula isolate bAytFul2 chromosome 13, bAytFul2.pri, whole genome shotgun sequence includes these protein-coding regions:
- the VGLL1 gene encoding transcription cofactor vestigial-like protein 1, translating into MEETRKLSPKPCKSKEPVKTEWGSQSVVFTYFQGDINSVVDEHFSRALSGAKNPQDLSMKHKSETVVLKNDSMSPHQWNFSSHCSKPYPSSSATSMSNSGLNFSAAGMAGQYQPSALRSHPTQPADLWPFPSIGTPALTSSVYHHALPDLHVVDEPISDRKYGSLLGLLQQERCLTSMQECTMKQHSSPACMTGPTGLQNISQSSVPGGDRKANSYQGSENPGTSASHATAGIQIHDRRRDLYF